The Stutzerimonas stutzeri DNA window CGGAATCATTTCGCGTACTCCTGCTTGCCGCCCTCGTAATGCTTCATCATGCCGCTCTTCTCCAGCGCCTGGGTCACTTCCGGCGGCATGTAGTTCTCATCGTGCTTGGCCAGGACCTCGTCGGCGACCAGCACGCCGTCGGCGTTGACCCGGCCCAGTGCGACGATACCCTGCCCTTCACGGAACAGATCCGGGAGGATGCCTTGATAGGTGATGGTGATCGCCTGAGCGCCATCGGTGACACGGAAGGCGACGCTGAGCGAATCGTTGGTGCGCTTGACCGAACCCTCTTCCACCAGCCCTCCTGCGCGGATTCGGGTGCCCTCCGGCGCTTCGCCGGCAGCGATCTGGGACGGCGTGTAGAACAGGTTGATGTTCTGCTGTAGGGCGGACAACGCCAGCGCCACGGCGATACCGACACCGGCGAGAATCGCCAGGACGATGAAAAGACGCTTCTTGCGCACCGGATTCACTTCGACTCCTCCCGGCGCAAACGACGCGCCTCATCTTGCAGGTAACGCCGACGCGCCAGTACGGGCAGCGCAACGTTGAGAATCAGCACCGCCAGGCTGATGCCGTATGCGGTCCAGACGTACACGCCATGATTGCCCATGGCGATGAAATCGGCGAAGGATGAAAAGTTCACGAGTTATTTCCCACCAGAGCCTTGACCTCGTTCTTCACCCAGCTTGCACGCGACTCGCGGCGCAGCACTTCCAGGCGCATGCGCATCAGCAGCACCGCGGTGAAGAAGCAATAGAAGCCGATCACCATCACCAGCAGCGGCAGCCACATCTCCATCGGCATGGCCGGTTTCTCGGTCACCTTGAAGGTCGCTGGCTGGTGCAGCGTGTTCCACCACTCCACCGAGTACTTGATGATCGGGATATTCACTACGCCGACGATCGCCAGCACCGCACAGGCCTTGGCCGCGCTGTCACGGTTACTGATTGCCTGGCCCAGCGCAATGATGCCGAAGTACAGGAACAGTAGGATCAGCATCGAGGTCAGCCGCGCGTCCCATACCCACCAGGCGCCCCAGGTCGGTTTGCCCCAGACCGCGCCGGTGAGCAGTGCGATGAAAGTCATCCACGCGCCGATCGGCGCCGCCTGCTGCAGCGCAACGTCAGCCAGCTTCATCTTCCAGACCAGCCCCACCACGCCGGCGACGGCGAGCATCACGTAGATGGACTGGGCCAGGAATGCGGCGGGGACATGAATGTAGATGATCCGGAAGCTGTTGCCCTGCTGGTAGTCCTCGGGAGCGAACGCCAGGCCCCAGACCACGCCGGCGCTGACCAGCAACACGGCTGCCCAGGCCAGCCAGGGCAACCAGCGCCCGCTGATCTCGTAGAACCACTTCGGTGAGCCCAGCTTGTGAAACCATGTCCAGTTCATCGGATGACTCGTCGTCCAGCGAGGCCCAGATGGATCAGGCCTCGAAATTCGTTACATCGACCGGCACATGCCGGCCATCTGGGTATCGCTATTCGCCGACGCTGATCTTCAGCCCGGCGGCTATCGCAAAGGGTGCAAGAGTAACGGCCAGCGCGGTCAGGCTGGCCAGCCAGAGCAGGTGTCCGACCGCAGGCAGGCCTTGCAGCGCCGCCTGCAGTGCACCACTGCCAAGGATCAGTACCGGGATGTAGAGCGGCAGGATCAGCAGCGCCAGCAGCAAACCGCCGCGCTTGAGCCCAACCGTAAGCGCCGCACCGACCGCACCGAGCAGGCTGAGGATCGGCGTTCCCAGCAGCAGCGATACCAGCAACACCGGGATGGTCCCAAGCGGGAGGCCGAGCATCAACCCCAGCAGGGGCGCCAGCAAGACCAACGCCAAGCCGGAAAA harbors:
- the ccmE gene encoding cytochrome c maturation protein CcmE; its protein translation is MNPVRKKRLFIVLAILAGVGIAVALALSALQQNINLFYTPSQIAAGEAPEGTRIRAGGLVEEGSVKRTNDSLSVAFRVTDGAQAITITYQGILPDLFREGQGIVALGRVNADGVLVADEVLAKHDENYMPPEVTQALEKSGMMKHYEGGKQEYAK
- the ccmD gene encoding heme exporter protein CcmD → MNFSSFADFIAMGNHGVYVWTAYGISLAVLILNVALPVLARRRYLQDEARRLRREESK
- a CDS encoding heme ABC transporter permease codes for the protein MNWTWFHKLGSPKWFYEISGRWLPWLAWAAVLLVSAGVVWGLAFAPEDYQQGNSFRIIYIHVPAAFLAQSIYVMLAVAGVVGLVWKMKLADVALQQAAPIGAWMTFIALLTGAVWGKPTWGAWWVWDARLTSMLILLFLYFGIIALGQAISNRDSAAKACAVLAIVGVVNIPIIKYSVEWWNTLHQPATFKVTEKPAMPMEMWLPLLVMVIGFYCFFTAVLLMRMRLEVLRRESRASWVKNEVKALVGNNS
- the ccmB gene encoding heme exporter protein CcmB; this translates as MSSVFTLLLARETRLLFRRPAELANPLVFFAIVIALFPLAVGPETQLLQTISPGLVWVAALLAVLLSLDGLFRSDFEDGSLEQWVVSPHPLALLVLAKVLAHWAFSGLALVLLAPLLGLMLGLPLGTIPVLLVSLLLGTPILSLLGAVGAALTVGLKRGGLLLALLILPLYIPVLILGSGALQAALQGLPAVGHLLWLASLTALAVTLAPFAIAAGLKISVGE